From Candidatus Nomurabacteria bacterium, one genomic window encodes:
- a CDS encoding aquaporin, with protein sequence MTNKQISAYVVELFGTFVLTMVVFMVGGVYGVLGALLIGLVMAVLVGAFLEMSGAHFNPAITAGMLALRKIKLGDALGYVVAQGLGAVAAWQLVEYFSGTDVTAVSADYSGRLLIAELIGTAVFAMAVASVSKLKQAGWQVPVTIGLGYMMGLIVASVYSLADGGSAALSGTINPAVALGMRTFSIETMVGPIVGAVVGMALYVWLADMQTKK encoded by the coding sequence ATGACAAATAAGCAAATCTCTGCATATGTTGTAGAGCTATTTGGCACATTTGTGCTAACTATGGTGGTGTTCATGGTTGGTGGGGTTTACGGTGTACTTGGCGCACTGTTGATCGGCCTAGTAATGGCTGTCTTGGTGGGGGCTTTTTTAGAAATGTCGGGGGCACATTTTAACCCGGCAATAACAGCTGGGATGTTGGCGCTTCGCAAGATCAAACTTGGCGATGCATTGGGCTATGTTGTGGCTCAAGGCCTTGGTGCTGTCGCTGCCTGGCAGCTAGTTGAGTATTTTTCTGGCACAGATGTAACCGCGGTTTCGGCCGATTACAGTGGCCGGTTACTAATCGCCGAATTGATCGGTACAGCAGTCTTTGCGATGGCCGTGGCATCTGTTAGCAAGCTGAAGCAGGCTGGCTGGCAAGTGCCCGTAACAATTGGACTTGGCTACATGATGGGTCTGATTGTCGCTTCGGTTTATTCGTTGGCCGATGGTGGTAGTGCAGCTCTTTCGGGGACAATTAACCCGGCAGTTGCCTTGGGTATGCGGACTTTTAGCATCGAAACAATGGTTGGTCCAATTGTGGGCGCCGTAGTTGGTATGGCGCTTTATGTGTGGCTAGCCGACATGCAAACAAAAAAATAA
- a CDS encoding LysM peptidoglycan-binding domain-containing protein: MRKAVITGLLACALAFYLNGQQVKAAPIDLLTKPVVGDTGIELALSTTTTGVLLPDTNKQADPTDQPAPIVHTVQAGESLSKIAAEYQTTWVLLYYKNTQIDNPDVINVGQEIMIPAPDEELAPREMPAVAVEESTANTAERSYYASGDSSGNLYVPGQCTWYAKSRRPDLPNNLGNASTWVSRAAAQGIPTGSKPQVGAIGASGNHVVYVESVNADGTVTVTDMNWSGPYQITRRTVVASSLYYIY; encoded by the coding sequence ATGCGTAAAGCCGTAATTACGGGTCTTTTAGCATGCGCCCTTGCCTTCTATCTTAATGGACAGCAGGTTAAGGCAGCCCCAATCGATTTACTAACTAAACCTGTCGTTGGCGATACAGGCATCGAACTGGCGCTATCAACCACGACCACAGGTGTATTGTTACCAGATACCAATAAGCAGGCCGACCCAACAGATCAGCCGGCGCCAATCGTACATACAGTCCAAGCTGGCGAAAGCCTTTCTAAAATAGCCGCTGAATATCAGACTACTTGGGTGTTGCTTTACTACAAGAATACCCAAATCGATAATCCAGATGTAATAAATGTTGGCCAAGAAATCATGATTCCAGCACCAGACGAGGAGCTCGCTCCTCGGGAAATGCCAGCGGTTGCTGTAGAGGAGTCTACCGCCAATACTGCGGAGCGCAGTTACTACGCGAGTGGTGATAGCAGCGGTAACTTGTATGTTCCCGGACAATGTACTTGGTATGCTAAGAGTCGTCGTCCAGATTTACCCAACAACCTTGGCAACGCCTCGACATGGGTATCACGAGCAGCTGCTCAAGGAATTCCAACTGGCTCAAAGCCACAAGTCGGTGCAATAGGCGCTAGTGGCAACCATGTTGTTTACGTCGAAAGTGTCAATGCCGACGGAACGGTAACAGTTACTGATATGAACTGGAGCGGTCCATACCAGATTACCCGACGAACAGTTGTTGCAAGTTCGCTGTACTACATATATTAA